Proteins from a single region of Paramormyrops kingsleyae isolate MSU_618 chromosome 9, PKINGS_0.4, whole genome shotgun sequence:
- the irx4a gene encoding iroquois-class homeodomain protein IRX-4a isoform X1, which produces MSYPQFGYPYSSAPQFLMTTNSLSTCCESSGRALSDSGVSASAPAPVYCPVYESRLLATARHELSSAAALGVYGNPYTNSQGYGNYVTYGTDASAFYSLGTFDTKDGTASAHAGITQAAAYYPYDPSLGQYQYDRYGSMDGGTRRKNATRETTSTLKAWLQEHRKNPYPTKGEKIMLAIITKMTLTQVSTWFANARRRLKKENKMTWPPRNKCSDERRYDDDEEVASQGEQIKTENNEDESRSREDKDLQLSDLEDFDTIDSESSECDLKHQFNVNTHMATTDGPNDHLKERPLKISIPVSLEGNQELTKSCLKTGSEDCAEDGRQTKTCFQQGHQILDSKPRIWSLAQTATSLNQNEYPSCMLRCQPTMPPSPGASSPINVIDRQQDSPVTTLRNWVDGVFHDPLFRHSTLNQALTNTTVSWTTTKGAILETGTLGRSVGSNVIKGHIPSLQHQ; this is translated from the exons ATGTCATACCCACAGTTTGGATACCCGTATTCGTCTGCACCTCAG TTCCTGATGACTACAAATTCATTGAGTACTTGCTGCGAGTCTAGCGGCAGGGCTCTTTCGGACTCCGGAGTCAGCGCATCTGCCCCAGCGCCCGTTTATTGCCCCGTTTATGAGAGCAGACTGCTGGCCACCGCCAGACATGAGCTCAGCTCGGCTGCAGCTCTGGGCGTCTATGGTAACCCCTATACAAACAGCCAAGGCTACGGCAATTACGTTACTTACGGCACCGACGCCTCGGCTTTCTACTCGCTG GGCACGTTTGACACAAAAGACGGAACAGCGTCTGCGCATGCGGGGATCACGCAGGCTGCCGCTTACTACCCCTACGATCCATCCCTAGGGCAGTATCAGTACGACAG ATACGGATCGATGGACGGAGGGACGCGAAGGAAAAACGCCACTCGAGAAACGACCAGCACACTGAAAGCCTGGCTGCAGGAGCACAGGAAAAACCCGTACCCGACCAAAGGGGAAAAGATCATGCTGGCTATCATCACTAAGATGACCCTAACTCAAGTCTCCACCTGGTTCGCCAATGCCAGGAGAAGACTGAAGAAGGAGAACAAGATGACATGGCCTCCTCGAAACAAATGCTCCGATGAGAGGAGATACGACGATGATGAAGAGGTGGCATCTCAAGGGGAGCAGATCAAAACCGAGAACAACGAGGATG AAAGCCGAAGTCGGGAAGATAAAGATCTACAGCTGAGCGACCTGGAAGACTTCGACACCATCGACTCAGAAAGTTCCGAGTGTGATCTAAAACACCAGTTTAATGTCAACACCCATATGGCGACAACCGATGGTCCCAATGATCACCTTAAGGAAAGGCCCTTAAAAATTTCAATCCCGGTTTCTCTCGAAGGGAATCAAGAATTGACCAAAAGCTGCCTGAAAACGGGCTCGGAAGATTGTGCGGAAGACGGCAGGCAGACGAAAACATGCTTTCAGCAAGGTCACCAAATACTAGACAGCAAACCAAGAATTTGGTCTCTGGCCCAAACCGCCACTTCATTGAACCAAAATGAGTATCCATCATGTATGCTGAGATGTCAACCAACCATGCCACCTTCTCCGGGAGCCTCCTCTCCCATTAATGTCATTGACAGACAGCAGGATTCTCCAGTCACCACTCTTAGAAACTGGGTAGACGGGGTCTTCCACGACCCGCTATTTAGACACAGCACTTTGAATCAAGCATTAACCAACACGACAGTTTCTTGGACAACGACCAAAGGTGCAATACTGGAGACCGGTACACTTGGACGCTCTGTTGGAAGCAATGTAATCAAAGGGCACATTCCTTCGCTACAGCACCAATAA
- the irx4a gene encoding iroquois-class homeodomain protein IRX-4a isoform X2 → MVCQFLMTTNSLSTCCESSGRALSDSGVSASAPAPVYCPVYESRLLATARHELSSAAALGVYGNPYTNSQGYGNYVTYGTDASAFYSLGTFDTKDGTASAHAGITQAAAYYPYDPSLGQYQYDRYGSMDGGTRRKNATRETTSTLKAWLQEHRKNPYPTKGEKIMLAIITKMTLTQVSTWFANARRRLKKENKMTWPPRNKCSDERRYDDDEEVASQGEQIKTENNEDESRSREDKDLQLSDLEDFDTIDSESSECDLKHQFNVNTHMATTDGPNDHLKERPLKISIPVSLEGNQELTKSCLKTGSEDCAEDGRQTKTCFQQGHQILDSKPRIWSLAQTATSLNQNEYPSCMLRCQPTMPPSPGASSPINVIDRQQDSPVTTLRNWVDGVFHDPLFRHSTLNQALTNTTVSWTTTKGAILETGTLGRSVGSNVIKGHIPSLQHQ, encoded by the exons ATGGTATGCCAG TTCCTGATGACTACAAATTCATTGAGTACTTGCTGCGAGTCTAGCGGCAGGGCTCTTTCGGACTCCGGAGTCAGCGCATCTGCCCCAGCGCCCGTTTATTGCCCCGTTTATGAGAGCAGACTGCTGGCCACCGCCAGACATGAGCTCAGCTCGGCTGCAGCTCTGGGCGTCTATGGTAACCCCTATACAAACAGCCAAGGCTACGGCAATTACGTTACTTACGGCACCGACGCCTCGGCTTTCTACTCGCTG GGCACGTTTGACACAAAAGACGGAACAGCGTCTGCGCATGCGGGGATCACGCAGGCTGCCGCTTACTACCCCTACGATCCATCCCTAGGGCAGTATCAGTACGACAG ATACGGATCGATGGACGGAGGGACGCGAAGGAAAAACGCCACTCGAGAAACGACCAGCACACTGAAAGCCTGGCTGCAGGAGCACAGGAAAAACCCGTACCCGACCAAAGGGGAAAAGATCATGCTGGCTATCATCACTAAGATGACCCTAACTCAAGTCTCCACCTGGTTCGCCAATGCCAGGAGAAGACTGAAGAAGGAGAACAAGATGACATGGCCTCCTCGAAACAAATGCTCCGATGAGAGGAGATACGACGATGATGAAGAGGTGGCATCTCAAGGGGAGCAGATCAAAACCGAGAACAACGAGGATG AAAGCCGAAGTCGGGAAGATAAAGATCTACAGCTGAGCGACCTGGAAGACTTCGACACCATCGACTCAGAAAGTTCCGAGTGTGATCTAAAACACCAGTTTAATGTCAACACCCATATGGCGACAACCGATGGTCCCAATGATCACCTTAAGGAAAGGCCCTTAAAAATTTCAATCCCGGTTTCTCTCGAAGGGAATCAAGAATTGACCAAAAGCTGCCTGAAAACGGGCTCGGAAGATTGTGCGGAAGACGGCAGGCAGACGAAAACATGCTTTCAGCAAGGTCACCAAATACTAGACAGCAAACCAAGAATTTGGTCTCTGGCCCAAACCGCCACTTCATTGAACCAAAATGAGTATCCATCATGTATGCTGAGATGTCAACCAACCATGCCACCTTCTCCGGGAGCCTCCTCTCCCATTAATGTCATTGACAGACAGCAGGATTCTCCAGTCACCACTCTTAGAAACTGGGTAGACGGGGTCTTCCACGACCCGCTATTTAGACACAGCACTTTGAATCAAGCATTAACCAACACGACAGTTTCTTGGACAACGACCAAAGGTGCAATACTGGAGACCGGTACACTTGGACGCTCTGTTGGAAGCAATGTAATCAAAGGGCACATTCCTTCGCTACAGCACCAATAA
- the irx4a gene encoding iroquois-class homeodomain protein IRX-4a isoform X3: MSYPQFGYPYSSAPQGTFDTKDGTASAHAGITQAAAYYPYDPSLGQYQYDRYGSMDGGTRRKNATRETTSTLKAWLQEHRKNPYPTKGEKIMLAIITKMTLTQVSTWFANARRRLKKENKMTWPPRNKCSDERRYDDDEEVASQGEQIKTENNEDESRSREDKDLQLSDLEDFDTIDSESSECDLKHQFNVNTHMATTDGPNDHLKERPLKISIPVSLEGNQELTKSCLKTGSEDCAEDGRQTKTCFQQGHQILDSKPRIWSLAQTATSLNQNEYPSCMLRCQPTMPPSPGASSPINVIDRQQDSPVTTLRNWVDGVFHDPLFRHSTLNQALTNTTVSWTTTKGAILETGTLGRSVGSNVIKGHIPSLQHQ, from the exons ATGTCATACCCACAGTTTGGATACCCGTATTCGTCTGCACCTCAG GGCACGTTTGACACAAAAGACGGAACAGCGTCTGCGCATGCGGGGATCACGCAGGCTGCCGCTTACTACCCCTACGATCCATCCCTAGGGCAGTATCAGTACGACAG ATACGGATCGATGGACGGAGGGACGCGAAGGAAAAACGCCACTCGAGAAACGACCAGCACACTGAAAGCCTGGCTGCAGGAGCACAGGAAAAACCCGTACCCGACCAAAGGGGAAAAGATCATGCTGGCTATCATCACTAAGATGACCCTAACTCAAGTCTCCACCTGGTTCGCCAATGCCAGGAGAAGACTGAAGAAGGAGAACAAGATGACATGGCCTCCTCGAAACAAATGCTCCGATGAGAGGAGATACGACGATGATGAAGAGGTGGCATCTCAAGGGGAGCAGATCAAAACCGAGAACAACGAGGATG AAAGCCGAAGTCGGGAAGATAAAGATCTACAGCTGAGCGACCTGGAAGACTTCGACACCATCGACTCAGAAAGTTCCGAGTGTGATCTAAAACACCAGTTTAATGTCAACACCCATATGGCGACAACCGATGGTCCCAATGATCACCTTAAGGAAAGGCCCTTAAAAATTTCAATCCCGGTTTCTCTCGAAGGGAATCAAGAATTGACCAAAAGCTGCCTGAAAACGGGCTCGGAAGATTGTGCGGAAGACGGCAGGCAGACGAAAACATGCTTTCAGCAAGGTCACCAAATACTAGACAGCAAACCAAGAATTTGGTCTCTGGCCCAAACCGCCACTTCATTGAACCAAAATGAGTATCCATCATGTATGCTGAGATGTCAACCAACCATGCCACCTTCTCCGGGAGCCTCCTCTCCCATTAATGTCATTGACAGACAGCAGGATTCTCCAGTCACCACTCTTAGAAACTGGGTAGACGGGGTCTTCCACGACCCGCTATTTAGACACAGCACTTTGAATCAAGCATTAACCAACACGACAGTTTCTTGGACAACGACCAAAGGTGCAATACTGGAGACCGGTACACTTGGACGCTCTGTTGGAAGCAATGTAATCAAAGGGCACATTCCTTCGCTACAGCACCAATAA